A single Clostridium sp. AN503 DNA region contains:
- the mmsB gene encoding multiple monosaccharide ABC transporter permease: MDKKKTVNIDMKQYGMLLALIAVFLIFAVMTGGKNMSPANINNLIMQNGYVVILAVGMLLCVLTGNIDLGVGSVVALCGAVVGIMMVDYKTNMWVAILAALAIGTLSGMFVGFFVSKLAIPPFIVTLATMLMGRGLTYTLLKAQTKGPFSASYSYIGAGFLPTVKVPFGNGTLDLVCIAVAAAASVLVVLSELKSIRTKKKYGFPVNPLWQTVAKEAVILLIIWFFFYKLARYNGIPFVLVIMGALVALYHFITSKTVAGRQIYALGGNAKAAKLSGINTEKVFFWVYTNMGILCAVAGIVLSARNASATPKAGDQFEMDAIASCYIGGAATTGGVGTIIGAVVGAFIMGILNNGMSLYGWSTDIQKIVKGAVLLGAVTVDLLSKRKK; encoded by the coding sequence ATGGATAAGAAGAAAACAGTTAATATTGATATGAAACAGTACGGTATGCTGCTGGCGCTGATCGCAGTATTCCTGATATTTGCCGTCATGACCGGCGGAAAGAACATGTCCCCCGCCAACATCAACAACCTGATCATGCAGAACGGATACGTTGTGATCCTGGCAGTGGGTATGCTGCTCTGCGTACTGACCGGCAACATCGACCTGGGAGTTGGCTCGGTGGTTGCCCTCTGCGGCGCGGTAGTCGGCATCATGATGGTAGACTACAAGACCAACATGTGGGTGGCGATCCTGGCAGCCCTGGCGATCGGTACCCTGTCCGGTATGTTCGTCGGTTTCTTCGTGTCGAAGCTGGCGATCCCGCCGTTTATCGTTACCCTGGCAACCATGCTGATGGGGCGCGGACTTACCTACACCCTCTTAAAGGCACAGACAAAAGGCCCGTTTTCCGCAAGCTATTCCTACATAGGCGCAGGCTTCCTTCCCACCGTCAAGGTTCCCTTTGGAAACGGCACGCTGGATCTGGTCTGTATCGCCGTGGCGGCAGCGGCCTCTGTCCTGGTGGTGCTGTCCGAGCTTAAGTCGATCCGCACCAAGAAAAAATACGGATTCCCGGTCAACCCGCTGTGGCAGACCGTTGCGAAGGAGGCGGTGATCCTGCTGATCATCTGGTTCTTCTTCTACAAGCTGGCCCGCTATAACGGAATCCCGTTCGTGCTGGTCATCATGGGCGCGCTGGTGGCGCTGTACCATTTCATCACCAGCAAGACCGTTGCCGGACGCCAGATCTATGCGCTGGGCGGCAATGCGAAGGCAGCCAAGCTTTCCGGCATCAATACGGAAAAGGTGTTCTTCTGGGTATACACCAATATGGGTATCCTGTGCGCAGTGGCAGGCATCGTCCTCTCCGCACGAAACGCCTCTGCCACGCCGAAGGCGGGCGACCAGTTTGAGATGGATGCGATCGCGTCCTGTTACATCGGCGGCGCGGCAACGACCGGCGGCGTTGGTACGATCATCGGAGCGGTGGTCGGGGCATTTATCATGGGTATCTTAAACAACGGAATGTCCCTTTACGGGTGGTCCACAGATATCCAGAAAATCGTGAAAGGTGCTGTACTTTTGGGCGCTGTTACGGTAGACTTGTTATCAAAGAGAAAGAAATAA